The Nicotiana sylvestris chromosome 6, ASM39365v2, whole genome shotgun sequence genomic sequence ggtgacgcgcatgctctgtgacgggcgtgtgggcgttcAGCGTGTGAATGGTAACTTGGTTATTTCTGTGGTACTATGTAGTCACCTAATCTTATTTGTATCCACGAAATCTCTACGTGCTAGAGTAattgagctgtgatccatgttagaaatcatgtctaagctatttctgcaccttgcgtgcataatttggatgttgatgttgctatGTATGACAGAAGCTAGCATTGAAGACGTACCTGTGTTCTAGTTAcaactgcctcttgttcatggtagctctATACTATTGAAAATTTGTTTATGTACATTCGGAAAGacgatgtatttatttcatactagctttgtaaactctaaatcttagaagctcatgacttgtactactagTCATTGAGAATTCTTTGTATAATAGTTTAGTTGTATTATCATTTCTTCTCTTAATAAATATCATTTGAACTGGTTTATTACTAACTGGCTTagctagcgggttgggttaggtgtcatcacggctagtttgattttgggtcgtgacagatgtcTTTTTAACATCTTTTTGTCTCTAAGttgtatttaattaaaaaaaattacataacCGTTGGACCCATTTAACCCGTTTGAACTGCCGACTCGTTTAGCTCGAGACCGTGAGTTAGTGGGCACGGTCCAGGGCTGTTTCCTACAAAAAGtacatttagcccgggaccgtttgAACTGTTTATTTAGGGACCGTACCGAAATCGGGACCGCGGCCCGCAAATTTGAGACCCAACTAGGCCCACTTGCCGCCCTTAGCTTTTAATCAAAAGCACtattttttcctaaaaaaaactTGGTCAAATACCTCATATTGAGATAATATAGCACTTTATTGAAGAAAAAAAGCAGCACTTTTGGCTTGGGGATAGAGAAACTTTGAGGAATAGTAAAGGATAAATGAAAATAGCTAAAAATATTAAGGTGTTTTTATGCATGTAAAAATATAATAGAGAAATCATGGACTTTTACAAATAGAAACTTCGGAATCCGACATGTCAGATTTCAACTACTCCTATAACGAACGGAAACCTCCTTTCTCACGGCGGCTTCTCTCCTACGCGCCTTTCTGATTCAATATTTCATACTTTGAGTCCTCATCCAAGTCAGTTTGGTGAaatttttttctatctttttcactTATTCTGCAAATTTAACGTAGAATAAATCGTAAGGGCTATTTTAGGTTCGAAGTTGGACGATCATCAGCGAAAGAAACACGCAATTGGATTGATTGCTGTTCGATCTTCTAGTCAAGGCTTTGATTTTAGGAGCTTCGGAAAAGGAAAAATGGAGAAAATGAAGAATATATTGAAGCCGAAGCCGAATCCGCAACAGCTTTTGAGAGATTGGCAACGTCGCCTCCGACAAGAGTGCAGAAATATCGAACGCCAAATTCGAGGTAAAAAATTAttgtgttttttttctttgatgATTTGAATGTTTGATGATTATTGGATCTTAACTGATTGTTAATTTCATGTAATTTTGGGGTTTTAATTGTTCAGATATACAGAGAGAGGAGAAGAATGTAGAGAAATCAATTAAAGAAGCTGCAAAGCGAAATGACATGGGTTCTGCCAAGGTAATTTAAACTGCTACTTATAGTTGAAATTTATACATTTGCTATTAACTTAATCTTCTGCTGATGATTGCTTTGAGGCTTTATTTGGTAGTTTATGTCATAGCCAAAACTTTGTTTTCTGGTTCCTGGGAATAAGGAGCTATTTTATCTATGTTGAATATATTAGGGCTTCCCAGCATAATCATCATTAGTTAGTTGCCTTctattttcatgtttttatgttCCTTTTGCTTATTCATATACCAGTGTTATGTGTTTATCACAGGCACTAGCGAAAGAGCTTGTGAGATCTAAAATAACTGTGAACCGATTGTACGAGAACAAGGCACAATTAAATTCGATATCTATGCACCTTGGAGAAAGTGTCGGTATGATCACACTCTCACTCCATCTTGTATTTTGTCATTATTTATTGACAAGTGTGCAGTTGCTCCTCTAAGCTCTTTGATGAGCAAACTGTTGGAAACACAGTATGTATCTTCTGAAAATGAAGTACCAATAATTCTTGACGCATTCTCCTTTATCTGACTCATTAAAATTTTAGGATGTAGTTAAATTCACTGGGCTTCTCAGTTTCCTGGGTGCAAGTATTCTTGTTTAAGGAACTTTTCACTTTTATGATCGTATATATGCCCTCAATTCAAACTAAATGTCCTGTTGTACTTCTGCACCCTCCCAAGGAGAATATACCTTGTACTCCATAATTGTTGAGTTGAAGTTTCAAGATGCATAGCTAATGACATGTGGGTTGATTGTGAGGTAAAAGTTTATTTTTTGATTTGTAGATGTCCGGAAGTTAGAATTAGGACTCCCAAATGTTAATATACTTTTGGTGTCCTATGACTAGAGGTGAAAGATTCTTGTCAGGGGGTTAGGACGATTAGAAATATTTTGGTAAACAAAACTAGAAACCTGATATTTGAGTTGATATAAAGGTCATACTTTTTACGTTTGACTGCATTCTTCTCTTCCCTCCTATTGTCATTATCTTATAAAGCATGCCTCACACTCATCACTGCTGAAAGGAGAAACTGAACATCTCCCGCTGTTTCATATCATCTGAAGTTCCCAATAGAAGGAATATCATCAATGGCAATGAATACAGTACCCTTTCTAGTGCTGTCAGCCACCATGTTTTATCTGAACTATTCGAAAATTATTGGAAAGGGAGCTTCTAACTAATCTCTCTATCTAATCATATCTCTTTATCCAATTATAACATGTTCACTTGTTACCTGGTTGGTCCTCAGCTGTCATGTTAGTTGGTTATGAAAACGATGATAGAGTGAACATGTTTGGTCGTCCTCACTTGTTACATGTTTTGTGGTGCATATGGACAgaaaggaatcaaagatacttTGATGGCATTTCAACTGTAAGACACAAACTCAAGCCTAGATGTTTGGTTTTACCTTTTTGCTGGGTGAATCACACCCCTGTGTATAACCCTGACCTTTTCTTGGAGTGTATCAGCTCTATAGTATTGTAATAGGTTTTTGTCTTTCCTTGGAGCTGATATCTCCTTTTCATTTGTAATCATTGCATCTTCTAGATGCCTTTTAATCAATACACCATTTACTtcatcaaaaaaagaagaaaatgatgaTAGAGCTTGATGGAAGCAAAAGGGGAGGAGGAAATACTTCCATTGATCTCTTAAAAGGGTCAGGAAATCTTAATGGTCCAGAAAATGTCAGCAAAACATGGAGTCATGCATTAATTTCATCCCATATATGGTGGAGGAGATTGAATAGTGTTACAACATCAGTACAGTCTAGCTGCATCACTAATATGTAATCCCGTAGCATACCACTGATGAGTAAATGTAGTCGGCAAGTCTGGAACATGTAAACAGGAGACAGAAGTAATTGTCGGATGTGTAGCGCCAGGCAGTATACCTTTAACTTTCATTTGTTCTAAAGGAAAAAAGATATATCTTTAGCAGTTCCTAGTTATGAACTTATTCTTTTGCCTTCTAGTTTCTGGAATGGACTTTTGGTAAGTTTGTTATAATTATTGGGAGGATTTCACGTGCTTTATGTGTAaagatatatatttttgaatttggaCTTCTGTGTAATTAAAGATAATAAGTTAAGCCTTATGTTTATGCTTTACCAAGAAACTTTTCAATGAAGATCAGTTTCGGATAGTTTTGTTAGTGTCGATAAGACATTTGAAGTCTATCGTATTTTCATTAAACCTTATATCCCAGTACGAAAGAAGAAGCCTGTAATATCTTACGCCTAGCTTTGGCTAATGCTTTTCGAGATTGTTTCCTCTTGCTTCTACGTTCTGATTTTGGATGCTCACATTTTGCTACTATATCTTGCAAAATTGAGTTAACCATGGAGTTTGCACGTATACGTTTTAAAAGTTGGATATTGTAACTTCTGATCGAAATCCTTCTGCTCCATTACATGTTCCCATTATGTCCTTCAGGTAAGTAGCAGCTGTTTAAATTGTCCTTAAACTGCAGCTAGACAACCATACTTTGATTGCTTAAGCTGGATGAATGTATTAATTTGCTAACTTTATTCATTTGTATATTGAAATTTTCAAGTATCTCATGATTTTCTAATTCATTTTTGCAGCTATTGCTCGCACAGTGGGGCATTTGTCCAAGAGTGCTGAAGTCATGAAACTTGTTAATAATCTTATGAAGGCTCCAAAAATGGCTATTACGATGCAGGAATTCAATAAAGAAATGACCAAGGTATCTATTTGGCATTAGATTTTTAAGCTCTGAAGAGATGTCTGAGTTCTCTGTTGGTTGGTGAATCCCTTTTGGATCTGTATGATTCTGAATTTTAAATAGTTTATTAAGCTTCATGACGCCGACATGATCATGTTTTGTTCTTTTTATACTCTTTCTTCTTCTGCACTTTGACTTTCCTTTCAAATCGATCAGCCTGCCTCCCTATGAGAAAATGAGGACAACTTCTGCACTTTGACTTAACTTTTGAATCAACTCGTCCACTTTTTTTGgggtgtgtgtgtgcgtgtgtgtttcTGCCTGAAATGGAGAATATAATCACTCTTTCTCTACTGTTGTTTCAGGCTGGTGTCATTGAAGAAATTGTGAATGATGCAGTGGACACTGCATTGGATTCAGAAGACATAGAAGAGGAGATTGAAGAAGAAGTTGACAGGGTCTTAACTGAAATTGCTGGTGAGACTGCTGCGCAACTTCCTGAAGCAGTCCGAAAGGAGAAGTTAAAGGAACCTGCCCAGGCACTAGGAGATGCAGAGGTATGTCACATCTATAAACCACTGCATAGAAGTTTAATTGATCTTTTCAATGATGAAATAAATGCAGGGTGCTGATGACGAGGAAGATCTAGAAGAACTAAGGGCTCGTCTTGCTAAAGTAAGATCGTAAGTGATACTTAAGCTGACTTCCAGTTCCTGAGGGTTCACTTATAAAAGGCCAGTATGTGAAGTGGCAGAGCTCCTTGTATGGTCTGCTCCGGCTGCATCTTCTTTCTGGATCAGGAAATAGTAGAGTACTTTCTGTATCTTAAAATTAGCTGCTCTGTAAAGTCTTATCAAGCTCTTGATACTGTGTAGTCATTGTCCAAATCTGAGCCTTTATTCTCTCACGCTGTGTTATGGAAAATGTGATGCTTTTCAATGTATGGAGTTGAAACACTATGTTAGTGACATTTCTTTGCTGTCTAGCAGAATAGGCAGTTCAATCTATCTATTTAGGAGTTCTTTTCCGCCTCTTTCttttgttatttattattttcaatCCACTTTCATTCTTCTGTTTTGGTTGAAGGAATATTATTTCCATAGAAAAACTTCTGATGTTTCTTTTTTAATCCGTATTAATACATATTTTTACATGCTTCAGATCTTGAGATGTTCAATTTCTTTCTTCTCCATCACTTTGTATTCTTCGAACTCGGGTTTAGTGTGATATTTTGTTAATATTTCCAGCCTGCTTCTAGTGGCATGATGATTGATTCCATGGATTGAAAATGTCACCTATATACATAATTGTTATGTTACACTGGTTTTTGTTTTGCGGGTCATTGGTCAACTATGGAGTATATGATGTTTTCTGCTAATTCATTTACCGTTTTTAGTTAAAATGATAGATCTGCAGTGTGTTATCATTTTTATTATGGCCTGAGAATAACAAGATAAGTAACTATTTTGCAGTAAAGTATGCACCTATCTTTTTACTGTCTGATTGGTATTTCAGATAGCAGAAATCCACAGACTACAGTCTAGATGAAAAACCTGGTACAGCCCTGACAAAGGAATTTGCATATTTTCTCTTTTCACATGTTATAAATCTCTGTACTTTCTTGATATGAAATGCATACTGGAATGACACGCGCTTGCTAACTACTGCAGGTATTATGATGGATTAGA encodes the following:
- the LOC104242111 gene encoding vacuolar protein sorting-associated protein 24 homolog 1 isoform X2; the encoded protein is MEKMKNILKPKPNPQQLLRDWQRRLRQECRNIERQIRDIQREEKNVEKSIKEAAKRNDMGSAKALAKELVRSKITVNRLYENKAQLNSISMHLGESVAIARTVGHLSKSAEVMKLVNNLMKAPKMAITMQEFNKEMTKAGVIEEIVNDAVDTALDSEDIEEEIEEEVDRVLTEIAGETAAQLPEAVRKEKLKEPAQALGDAEGADDEEDLEELRARLAKVRS
- the LOC104242111 gene encoding vacuolar protein sorting-associated protein 24 homolog 1 isoform X1, translating into MEKMKNILKPKPNPQQLLRDWQRRLRQECRNIERQIRDIQREEKNVEKSIKEAAKRNDMGSAKALAKELVRSKITVNRLYENKAQLNSISMHLGESVAIARTVGHLSKSAEVMKLVNNLMKAPKMAITMQEFNKEMTKAGVIEEIVNDAVDTALDSEDIEEEIEEEVDRVLTEIAGETAAQLPEAVRKEKLKEPAQALGDAEVCHIYKPLHRSLIDLFNDEINAGC